The stretch of DNA CAGTTGGGACTTTGTCGTCATCGCCTAAGAACGACATGATTTCGTGGCCTCGCGACCTACATTCAGAAAATACCGGACTGTCTTCCGATTCGGCCTCTTTGTCATCAAATCTGCATCTATAGAACAACACCGTCATCTCCATGTTTGTTGCAGACGCACCTTACTTCGAATTCAAGTCCAGTTGCACAATCTCTTTTGAGAATTTTGTCACAGTGGTTTGTACAGTTAGAGTCGATGCAACCGCTGCACAACATCTCAAGAATTAGCTTCAAAACAACTTCTCCTCTTGCTTGCAGTTCAAGTCAGATGTCTTGAAGCCGTTTTTTTCCAGAGACTCAGTTAATAGAATTCTCAGTGCTGCCGAAATGTTTATTCCATGCAACGTCGCAAATGCTTTTGTCTGGGACCAAACATTACGGTCGATTTCAATTAGAGTCCTAACATTTCTTATTTCCAATAATTATCTATAGTCAAACGTCTATCAAAGAATGACTTGGATTACATTGTGGGGGTCGCGGTTTGGCAAGAGGATTAGACAAGAGGCAGAAAAAAGCAGTTGGAAGATCAGAGCACAAAATCATCAAATATGTTAGCAAACATGAGCCAGTTCTGTTTAGACAAATAGTGTCAAACAGTGGATTGCAGGATCACAAGACAGTACGGAAGAGACTCTCAGAATTGATCGCTAAAAAACAGATAGGCACAACCAAATTGGTGTATACTACAAATAAGAACAAGGGAAGAGAGTTTTACTTTTCAATTCCACCCTCTAAAAAAATATCTGATTTATTGCTCAGAGAGGACATCTTTAGGAAAATTGGGACTGACAAGTATTATTACGGCATACGAGACGATGTTCCACTACCCGTACAGGCTGCTCATAAACTCAGATTGCTGATGTTAGAGTTTCAGAGATTGAAGCAGAAATTCGACAGTAAATCCAACTGCATTGTGGTAAAAATCAGAGATAGTGACGGTAAATCAATGTATGATTTTGAATCAAGTAATGCTCAGCTTTTAATAGATTTTGCAGCAATTGTAAAAAGCAGTACATCTGATTCTTATTTTGGTTTTAAAGAGTATTATGATAGTGTTCTACGAGATATTATTTCCAAAATGGATGATATGTTTCAGAATTATAAAATTCTCTACGGGAACGGAATTTTTGATGGTCCAATTAAGACAATCATAGCTAGATTGCTAATCGAAAATACGAAAAGCGGTGCGGCAAGCCAATTACCCAAGCTTTTGTTTGGTGATTCTAAGATAAAACTAAAGAAATCATTTTGTTTGAAAATTGCATCAGAGATTGAACGGGAATTATTCAACAAAGACGGCTCTCCCAACATAGACAGGATTAATCAAAATAACATCAACACGATTGGGGTGAAAGAATATCTTCCTCTTATCTTGTCTGGTGAGGCACTATACGAAATATGGAAAAATAACACTAAGGCCTAGTTTTCCAGCCATCTCTGTAGAGCTCATCCTTGATTCTAGCAACAGCGTCATTCACAAGGGAAGGTATTTGTTTCTCCAATTCAGATTTTTCATTTCTTAGTTTTTTGTTTTCTACTTTCATCCTTTCCTCATCCGAGATAGTCAAGTTTGGCACTGCATTCAGGTATTCCTCAATCAGCTCAAAGATGTGTGCCTGATAGTAGTTCCTGTCCAGCTTGACCAAGCCGGTGTGGTTCATCATGAATTCCTTTTTGATCAAGGCTGCCAAGTGGGAGTCCTTTGATATTGTCTCCTTGTTGACTTTGTTGAAAAATCTCCTAAAGCCGTTCATTGCCGGAATTTCATGTCTTCTCTTTCCCTTTACCAACGGAGTCCTGAGTTGTGCCCTTTTGAGTATGTCGTCAATCCTGGCCCTGACAGCATTTGGTGGAAGCTTTCTTGCAAAGACTCCATCTTTTTTGAAAAGAGGATCTTGCAGTTTTGGTTCTTTTCCGGTTTGTTGGACCCATTCTTTTTTGTAATCTTGTATTGCATTGTATGCTTCAGGAGTGATGAACCCAGGATACTCGTCAGGTGTGTTCTTGTATATTGTTAGTATTGCACAGACGACTTGTGCATGGGTTTGTTCGGATTCTGTTATGTCAAAAGCTAGCTTGTCACCTATTCTGTAGACTGGTCTCATGTCTCCCCATGTGAGATCAAATCCTCCCACGCGTATGCCGGAACTTGCAGCAACTAGCACTATTGCCCTGTCGATTGCACCGTTGCCAAACCTGAGCATGTCTGCAATCTCTTTTCTGGTGTAGGCCCTGCCTTTGTCGTTGTTATCCAGTTCCGGAAAGGTCGCCATCACCCTTCTCCATACCAATGGAACATTGTTCATCTCAAACAGCTTTCTCACAGGCTTGAAGTAGTTTGGAATAGTGGATGGATTGAGGTAGTTTGGGTCATTCTTTGGAAGCTCTGATCTTTCCTTCAGCTTCTTTGATAGTGCAAGTACCACAGACATTCCCCAGTCAGGGTCTTTCTTGGTCTTGTTGACAAGCTGCGAAGCCCTTTCCTCAAAGCTTCCCTCCAATACATTTTCCAAGATATCATTGAGTATTCTTCGCAAAGTCCTAGTGTACTTGTCCTTGGTTTCCTTGGACTTTATTCCATGATAGAATAACTCTAAAGCACTATGGTTTGTGATCTGCAAATCCTTGTTCTCTATCTTCATAATACTATCATGTGGTCTGGAACCATAAAAAGCACTTTATGATAGCGGGTCTGGTGGGATTCGAACCCACGACATAAGGATGTCTCCAAGTAATTTTAAGAGTCCTTCGCTCTACCTGGCTGAGCCACAGACCCCCACCAAGCAAAAAACAATGGTACGGTTATTTAATTGAGATGAAAAATTTAGTTTGAAGTTTTTGCTTCGATTTCGCTGTATTTGTCCAGAATAGCAGTCAAAACTGTCGAAACTGGGATGTTGTTCATCTTTTTCTTTTCTGCCAATAGTTTTTGGTATGCATCCAGTGTGATGTATACTGGTATGGAGCCGTTTCCTTCTAGCAGTCCTCGGACTCTGAAGAGTGCGCTTTCCATTCCTTTTTCAGCAGTCTTGGCGAATTTTACCTTGTTTAGGATTCCGCCCAGTGGACCAAACGGCATCTCATAGTTTACCGTCATTGTGACAGTGGTTAGTCGCTCTGTCTTTGGCGTAAATTCCGTGGTAATATCCCATTTCTTGAATGGTCCTGAGATCATTTTTGCAGAGATCTTTCTTTCCCTGACAAATTCCGTTGTCTCGCAATCCCATTCTAGTCTTTTTCCGCTAAAGTCGCCTACGATTCGAAATGTTGTTCCAACACCCATTCCCTCTTTGATATCCATTGGAATGACTGTCATTCCTACACCCTTGTCAGACATTTGGTCAGAGACGTGCTCTGGTCTTGCAAAGTATGTAAAAACGGTGTCAACGGGAGCTTTGATGTCGATTGATTTGCTAACTGTGGTCAACGTTGGGCCTTTTTCAAAGTCTGCATTTAAAGCTTTTGTCAGTTTCCGAATAAATTCAAGTTGCATTATATTGATCGCAGCGATCAGAAAATGATGCGCCAAGTCGCATTTTTAGCACTAATAGTTTTGGTGTTATGTCCCATTTATGACGCCCATGGCCACGCCTTGTTCAATTCCGCAGAATCCACCATAGGAAACAATCGGGTCCAAATAGCAACAGATCCTGAATTCCCAAGTGCAGGCCAAAAGGCAAAGATCCTAATGCATGTAACCGATCTGGAGCTAAACGACGTCAAAGAGTTTGTCGTAGGAATCAGGATTTTTTATGACGATGTCCAAGTGGATGGAATCCCGCCACAAACAGTTGACGGTGGCTATTGGAGCTTTGACTATACATTTGGCGAGCCCGGCAACCATGTCTTTCGGGTGGACTTGTACGGTGACGACGGCAAGGTAATCACTCACACGTTTAATATGAGCACTCAGAGTCCCTTTGGCTATATCTTCATCTATGTAATAGCATCAGGTGCGATAGGTGCCGCAATCATTTTTGGCTATATCTATTTGCCAAAGAGACTAAAGCGCTAGGCCTGCGTGGATACTGCCTGCCTTGCCATCCTAAACGCAAATATCGCAGTAAGCAGAGTCATTGCAAAAAGCAAGATCCCAATTCCAAGGTGTACAGCAACCAGTACAGCATGCAGTTTTGCCTCTATTACCAGTGCGCCCAATGTTATCTGGGTTATGACAAATATTGTTGCCAGGGTAGATGTCATCTTGATTTTTCCATCGGATTTTTTGTTGAGCCAGACTCCAACGGTTGTCGCAATTATCAAGCTGCCTGTTGTTGCCGCAACGAATCTGTGTACCCACTCTATGAAGAATTCATCATCAGGCAATATTCCATTAGGGCATAGCGGCCAGTCAGGACATGACAATCCAAGGCCAGATGCGGAAACATATCCGCCAATGAACATTAGCGAATACAAGACTATCAGGGATGCTAGGGCTAGGTATTGAAGACGCAAAATTATTCTACTATAAAGTTGCCTTGCATTCCAAGTGCCGCATGTCCTGGAACGGTACAAATGTAGCTATATGATCCTGGGGCTCCCGCAGTAAATGTTACTTCTTTTGCCTCTTTGGGCTTGATTGGATTGTTCATAGAGCCGATTGCAGAGTTGAAGACAATGCTGTTCACATCATCAGGATTTGAGACAACACCAAATGAGTGGAATGATATGCCGTTGTTTGCTGATTTTATGGTAACAGTGTCGCCAGACTTGACCTTTATTTCCGGATTGTGGCCTTCCTCGCCAGGCAGTGCGTTAAACGCTAAGGTCTTGAAATCAGCAGACTCTACGAAATTGAGGTCAAACGTGTGACTAATGCCCGTAGGAGCTGCTGCCTTTGGGGCTTCGCCTTTTGGCCCTACCACAATTTCACCTACCATTCCCATTTCTCTGTGTCCTGGAACTGTACAAATGTAGTAGAATGTACCCTCGCTTGTCGGTATGAATGATGAGGTTCCACTTTCTCCTGGTTTTAATGGGTTGTTCATGCTTGCAACCTCAGTTCCTGCAAGTATGTCGCTAAATCCTTCCTTTGCCGGAGTGACGCCAAATGCATGGAATGATACGCCCTTGTTTACTATGGTGAATTCGACCTTGTCGCCAACGTTTGCCTGAATGGTTGGATTGTGTCCTTCTTCGTTTGGAAGTGCATTGAATGCCAATTGCTTAAAGTCAGATGATTCTACGAAATTCAGTGTAACTGGGATTGTCTTGCCGGAAGCAACTGCCGGACCTGGGGCATGATCTCCTGTCATTGCCTGTACTCCTGGCGGCATTGATATCCAATAATCCCAAAATGCAAAGAATAAAGCGCCACCTGCGATGCAGACACCGCACATGATTGCCATCATTTTTGCGGTTCTTGCAGGAGTTGTCCTATAGATTGGTGTTTCGTGCGACATTTGTATCTCCTAGTGGTGTGGGGTCTTTGCCTGGTGCGGGAAGTAGTATTTGCCTCCAAGGTTCCACGGATCGTCCATGTTTGCTTCCTTGCCTCTGGCAGAGCTGTAAATCATGTTAAATATCCATAGTCCCATGCTGACGCCAATTATCATTGCGCCAACAGATGCTATTTGGTTCATTACTATTATTTCCGGTTGCGGTATGTAATCAAAGACTCTTCTTGGCATGCCGTACAGTCCAAGCACGTGTTGTGTAAAGAAGACCATTACTGTTCCTGCCATTGACATGATAAAGTGAATCTTGCCCATTGTCTCATTGTACATTCTTCCAGTAATGAACGGGAACATGTAGTATAGGAACCCAATAGAGCCAAACGCTATTGTTCCCATCACAAATAGGTGGAAGTGTCCTACCACCCAGTACGAGTCATGCGTGATAAAGTCAAATGGCATTGCGGCATTTGCCACACCGCCTGCTCCTGCAGAGAAGAACAATGCGATTCCTCCGACTGCCCACATCATTGGCGTGGCAAATCGAATTCTTGCACCCCACATTGTTGCAATAAAGTTAAAGACGTGCATTGCAGATGCCGGGACTGCTGCCAATGTTCCTATCATAAATACGGTCTTTTCTGTAAACGACATGCCAGTTGCATACATGTGGTGAGCCCACGATGAGAACCCGACTATTGACAACATTACAAATGCAAAGATTCCAGAGCTCTGGCTGAAAATAGGCCTCCTTGAGAATCTAGGTATTATTTCATACATCATTCCGATTGCAGGAATTACCAGCACATACACCTCAGGGTGGAACGTAAACCAGAACAAGTGCTGGTACGCAATTGGGTCTCCGCCCTTGGCAGGATCAAAGAATCCAGAAACGCCCAGTCTGTCTGTTAGCAACATTACAAGGGCAGCTGCAAATGTTGGGACTGCAACTATGATGATCAACGATGAGCTCAAAAATGACCAGGCAAGCAACGGTACTTTGCTCAGGGGCAAGTCAGGATGCTTGCATTTTAGTATTGTAACTATGAAATTAATTGCGCCTAGAATCGATGACACGCCAAGGATTTTCTGGGCAAAAATCCACATGTCTGCTGCAGGACCCGGAGAACGAATTGCAGAGTATGGAGGTGTTGCATACCAAGTAAAGTCTGCAAAGCCAAGCCAGATTAGTGCGCCTGCCGGCGGAATCATCCAGAATGCGACTGCATTTAGCTTTGGGTATGCCATGTCTTTGTATCTAACCATTATAGGAACGAAATAGTTTCCAACTGCAGATGCAAATGGCAAGAGGAATAAGAAGATCAGAGTTGTTCCATGGACTGTAAACATTCGGTTAAATGTCATCGAATCTGCAATTATCTGACTTCCAGGAAGGAATAGTTCTGCCCTGATTCCTAGCGCCAGTGCGCCACCTAGGAAGAAGAATGTCAGCGACGTGATTGTGTATAATAATCCGACATCGGTGTGGTGAGTCGAAAACATTATCTGCCAAATTGGGCGCGGCTTGGATAGCTCTAGTACCATTTAGTTTTCCACCTGATTTTGTTTTATTAAGTTACTGTGCAATTTTATTCCTCCACATAGAGGGTTGCCCTCATGTTATAGTGTAATAGCCCGCAGTATTCCCTGCATTGAATCATGTATTCGCCTGCCTTGTCGGGGGCAAACCAAACTGTGTTGACACGTCCTACAATGGCATCCTGTAACACGACATAATCATGAATGTTAAATGCGTGGTTGACGTCCTTGGCCGTTATTTCAAATTTGTACGGTTTTCCTTTCTTGACGTGCAGCTCGCCTACTTCTTTGGTTCCATCTGCGTGCTCAAAGGTCCAAAACCACTGCTGCCCTACAACCTTGATTACCTCGGCTTCGGCAGGAGTGTGCTCTACGATTCTTTCGACATTCCATGCCTCTGCGCCCACATATGCCAATAACACTATAACAACGCCAATGTAAATCCATTCAGGCCAGTTAGAGTGTCCGCTCATTTACCACTCACCCTTTTCTTCATATTTAGTTGGCTTGGCTTTGGGGTGAGACTCTCTGAATCTCCATACAACCCAGATAAGTGTGCCAGATACTACTGCGCCAACTGTAAACGCTATTGTCATCATTTTGAAAAATAAATTCCAGATCTCTGCCTTGCGGTTGATGTATTGGCCTGCCTCTGTTGGCTCGGCAAACACAAGCTGTATCACAGGTAAAACTAGTAAAACAGTCAAAACTGACATTAATACAATTGCTCTTGCCATGACCGATTACAGCTCGTGGTCTGCAAATTCTATTTAAGGCTTTTGTAGATTATTAGAAAGGTCCTTGGTTGTATCGATCAGGATTCATTGCATTAATTGCAGACAAAGAAAACTTGCCCTGTTCCTCTCTAAGTATTGTCAACGATGCGTTTGCAATTATTAGCTCAAATAGTGATTGGGCATTCAAGTTCAAAACATTTGAGATCATTGCTTTTATCGGATCCATGTGTGTCACAAGTAGAACATTTTTTCCAGAGTGTTCCCTTCTGACGTGATCCACAATGCTCAGAACCCTGTTTTTGACCTGTGCAAATGTTTCCACCCCGTTTTCCTCAATTGTTGGATCGCCCTGATAAAATTTCAAAAATACATTTCCGTGTTTTGCAAACAAATCATCGTATGCCATGCCAGAAAACCTGCCCATCTCCAGCTCATAGAGACGTTCATCCACTGTTGTTGGCAGTCCAACATGATCGCCTACAATTTGGGCAGTCTTGTGCGCCCGCTCTATTGGGCTTGCATAGATATGAGAAATGTCAAGTGATTTTAGGAATCTGCCAATATCATTGGCTTGTGTGACTCCTTTTGGTGTGAGTGCAACTCCAGGCGCACGCCCTGCCAAAACTCGAGAGGTGTTGTTCTGCGCTTGTCCATGACGCAAAAATATTATCAATCCCATGGATTTTCAAATTTCTCCATAAAGATAATAATAACATTGCCTGCCGTGGTTTAGTTGAAAATAGGAATTATTGGCGGAACTGGCGGCATGGGAAAAGGCTTTGCACTGCGCTGGTGCAAAAAGCACGATATTCTAATTGGCTCGCGAGATGCGCAAAGGGCATCTGATGCCGCAAAAGAATATTTGCAAACAGCAAAGCAAGCATTTGGAAACATCAACGGGACAATTTCCGGTACAGACAACAATTCAGTTGCAGCTCAAAGCGATGTTTTGATTTTATCAATACCATATGAGAACATTGATTCTGTGTGTTCTGGCCTGCTTGGAAACATCAAGGACAGCTGTACTGTCATATCACCTATAGTTCCAATGACAAAGACCGACATTGGTTTTGAGTTCATACCGCTAAAGGAAAACAAGCCATTCTCACACCAAATGGTGCAAAAACACATGAAAAACAAAAACAAGCTTGTATCAGCATTTCATGTCATATCGGAAAAAAAACTTGTCGACCCAAACTTTACACTGGACTATGACATTTTTGTTTGCGGTGACGACAAGGAATCTATTGATGTGGTAAATGGCCTAATTGGAGAGATTAGCGGCCTGCGACCAATATTTCTGGGCTCTGGCGCACTGGCATATCAGGCAGAGATTGCAACTCCACTGCTACTTAATGCCATGATCAAAAACAAAATGAAAAACCCTGGAATCAAAATCCTCTAAATGAGTCAACATTATCCGCGCAGGGGCAGAAACTGGTATTCCGCAATGGGGGTGTTGTTTGTAGTGGTTGGTGCAATTGTATTGGTGCAGAATTTGATAATCTGGAGTCCGGAATTTGTAGTTGATTTTATGTTCAATGGTGAAATAACAAACGAAAAGGTCTCACTAGGCATGTTTGCATTTGGTGGATTTTTGATTCTGTGGGGATTTAGGAAAAAATATGCGTAAAGAGACTCTGCTAAAAAAACAAAAGGTCATGCATCTTGCGACGATTGATTCCAGGGGAAGCCCGCATCTGGTTCCTGTTTGGTATAAAAAAATTGGAAAAAAATTCTACATCGGCACAAACACAAGGACTGCCAAGGCAAAAAATATCTCAAAGAACAACAAAGTCTGCTTTTGCATAGATATTGGCGTTTGGCATCCAATTGATGGAATGATGATAACAGGCAAGGCGAAACTTCTCAGAGAAGAAAACAAGGTAAAAAAAATCGCAGGGCAAGTCCTGCTTCGTTATTTCAAAACATTACAGGAAAAATCTGCAAAGCAACTATTAGACCAGACTGATTGTGTAATAGAAATCACGCCGCTAAAAACAACTAGTTGGCATTACTGACAGAACTTTTCTATTTCGTTTAG from Candidatus Nitrosotenuis aquarius encodes:
- a CDS encoding cytochrome c oxidase subunit I; the encoded protein is MVLELSKPRPIWQIMFSTHHTDVGLLYTITSLTFFFLGGALALGIRAELFLPGSQIIADSMTFNRMFTVHGTTLIFLFLLPFASAVGNYFVPIMVRYKDMAYPKLNAVAFWMIPPAGALIWLGFADFTWYATPPYSAIRSPGPAADMWIFAQKILGVSSILGAINFIVTILKCKHPDLPLSKVPLLAWSFLSSSLIIIVAVPTFAAALVMLLTDRLGVSGFFDPAKGGDPIAYQHLFWFTFHPEVYVLVIPAIGMMYEIIPRFSRRPIFSQSSGIFAFVMLSIVGFSSWAHHMYATGMSFTEKTVFMIGTLAAVPASAMHVFNFIATMWGARIRFATPMMWAVGGIALFFSAGAGGVANAAMPFDFITHDSYWVVGHFHLFVMGTIAFGSIGFLYYMFPFITGRMYNETMGKIHFIMSMAGTVMVFFTQHVLGLYGMPRRVFDYIPQPEIIVMNQIASVGAMIIGVSMGLWIFNMIYSSARGKEANMDDPWNLGGKYYFPHQAKTPHH
- a CDS encoding cupredoxin domain-containing protein, encoding MSGHSNWPEWIYIGVVIVLLAYVGAEAWNVERIVEHTPAEAEVIKVVGQQWFWTFEHADGTKEVGELHVKKGKPYKFEITAKDVNHAFNIHDYVVLQDAIVGRVNTVWFAPDKAGEYMIQCREYCGLLHYNMRATLYVEE
- a CDS encoding histidine phosphatase family protein produces the protein MGLIIFLRHGQAQNNTSRVLAGRAPGVALTPKGVTQANDIGRFLKSLDISHIYASPIERAHKTAQIVGDHVGLPTTVDERLYELEMGRFSGMAYDDLFAKHGNVFLKFYQGDPTIEENGVETFAQVKNRVLSIVDHVRREHSGKNVLLVTHMDPIKAMISNVLNLNAQSLFELIIANASLTILREEQGKFSLSAINAMNPDRYNQGPF
- a CDS encoding plastocyanin/azurin family copper-binding protein — protein: MSHETPIYRTTPARTAKMMAIMCGVCIAGGALFFAFWDYWISMPPGVQAMTGDHAPGPAVASGKTIPVTLNFVESSDFKQLAFNALPNEEGHNPTIQANVGDKVEFTIVNKGVSFHAFGVTPAKEGFSDILAGTEVASMNNPLKPGESGTSSFIPTSEGTFYYICTVPGHREMGMVGEIVVGPKGEAPKAAAPTGISHTFDLNFVESADFKTLAFNALPGEEGHNPEIKVKSGDTVTIKSANNGISFHSFGVVSNPDDVNSIVFNSAIGSMNNPIKPKEAKEVTFTAGAPGSYSYICTVPGHAALGMQGNFIVE
- a CDS encoding SRPBCC family protein, encoding MTTVSKSIDIKAPVDTVFTYFARPEHVSDQMSDKGVGMTVIPMDIKEGMGVGTTFRIVGDFSGKRLEWDCETTEFVRERKISAKMISGPFKKWDITTEFTPKTERLTTVTMTVNYEMPFGPLGGILNKVKFAKTAEKGMESALFRVRGLLEGNGSIPVYITLDAYQKLLAEKKKMNNIPVSTVLTAILDKYSEIEAKTSN
- a CDS encoding integrase — protein: MKIENKDLQITNHSALELFYHGIKSKETKDKYTRTLRRILNDILENVLEGSFEERASQLVNKTKKDPDWGMSVVLALSKKLKERSELPKNDPNYLNPSTIPNYFKPVRKLFEMNNVPLVWRRVMATFPELDNNDKGRAYTRKEIADMLRFGNGAIDRAIVLVAASSGIRVGGFDLTWGDMRPVYRIGDKLAFDITESEQTHAQVVCAILTIYKNTPDEYPGFITPEAYNAIQDYKKEWVQQTGKEPKLQDPLFKKDGVFARKLPPNAVRARIDDILKRAQLRTPLVKGKRRHEIPAMNGFRRFFNKVNKETISKDSHLAALIKKEFMMNHTGLVKLDRNYYQAHIFELIEEYLNAVPNLTISDEERMKVENKKLRNEKSELEKQIPSLVNDAVARIKDELYRDGWKTRP
- the npdG gene encoding NADPH-dependent F420 reductase translates to MKIGIIGGTGGMGKGFALRWCKKHDILIGSRDAQRASDAAKEYLQTAKQAFGNINGTISGTDNNSVAAQSDVLILSIPYENIDSVCSGLLGNIKDSCTVISPIVPMTKTDIGFEFIPLKENKPFSHQMVQKHMKNKNKLVSAFHVISEKKLVDPNFTLDYDIFVCGDDKESIDVVNGLIGEISGLRPIFLGSGALAYQAEIATPLLLNAMIKNKMKNPGIKIL
- a CDS encoding pyridoxamine 5'-phosphate oxidase family protein encodes the protein MRKETLLKKQKVMHLATIDSRGSPHLVPVWYKKIGKKFYIGTNTRTAKAKNISKNNKVCFCIDIGVWHPIDGMMITGKAKLLREENKVKKIAGQVLLRYFKTLQEKSAKQLLDQTDCVIEITPLKTTSWHY
- a CDS encoding COX15/CtaA family protein; translated protein: MRLQYLALASLIVLYSLMFIGGYVSASGLGLSCPDWPLCPNGILPDDEFFIEWVHRFVAATTGSLIIATTVGVWLNKKSDGKIKMTSTLATIFVITQITLGALVIEAKLHAVLVAVHLGIGILLFAMTLLTAIFAFRMARQAVSTQA